The Pigmentiphaga aceris DNA segment AAGATAGGCGCGGCTTGCCATCTCGACGCCTTCGACAATGCCGCCCATGGGCGCATGCGCCAGGTACAGGCCCAGAATTTCATCTTTGGAGTAATGCAGTTCCAGCTGCACCGCGCGCGCCATCTGCCGAAGCTTGTCACTGACCTTGCGGCTGCCAGGCTGGCGCAAGACCGGGTCGATCATGCGGGCAACCTGCATGGTCAGCGTGGACCCGCCAGACACGATGCGCCCACTGCGAATCCACTGCGATGCCGCACGCAGCATCGCCACCGGATTCACCCCCGGGTGGTAGTAGAACCAGCGATCCTCATAATCCAGCAAGGCTTGCAGATAGTACGGCGACACCTTGTCGGGCCGGATCGGATATCGCCAGACGCCATCGCGGCTTGGCCAGGTGCGCAGTGGCAGACCGTCTTCCGCGACCACCACCAAGCCAGCGTCGGCACCCCGCGCAGGCAAAGGAAACAGGCGATCAACGATCAGTACACCGACCGTCAAAGCAAGCAGTGCGCATCCGCTGCGCACTGCCCATTTCTTCCATCGGGACCGAGGGGTTTTGTTCAGCCCGGGATTGGGCGATGGGGATGAAGACACAACAGGATCAGACACCAGGCCCGGTCGAGGAGCCGGGCCTGAACCCGGTTCCTCTTCTTGACCAGGCTTGGACATGTCACCGGGTCCGCGCCGCGCGCGGATCGGTCACGACGACATCTGCCGACGTAGCACCGCTGGCACGGATGTCAGGGCGATACATGTCTTCGATCACCGGTGCCGGTACGCGATAGCGACCCGGCGTCACCACACGCACGGTGTAGAACAAGGTGTTCTTGCCGTTGGCACGAATTGCCGCCACAAATCGATCGTCGCGGTATTCGGTGTGGCGGATCGCTCCGTCGGTCATGGCCGCGGCGACAACCTTGCCGTCGATGGTCCAGTCCTGACCGCCGCTTGCCACCAGCAGGTTCATGTTCTCCACTTCCATGCCGGCCGGCACGCGGTCCACCACCAGCGCGTCTTCGATACGACGACGGCTGTTGGTTTCCAGGCGCACCACCATCGTGTCACCGGTGTTCAGGGCACCACCCGTCCAGCGGCGGCCATCCTTGTAGAACCAGGTGCGCGTGATCGACAGCCCTTCGCTTTGCGTGGTGTCGGGTTGCGTCGGGAAGCCCTGCACATCAGCCTCGATGTACATGGCCTTGTCGCTCAGGTTGGTCAAGCCGGCCTGATTGATCATTTCGGCCGACACGCTGCGCATCTCGGTGGTGCGCGAGGTGACCGTCTCGCTGCGACCGCCCTGGTCCCAGCGCGCCTGCCACTCACCACCGCCCGCACCCATGGCACGTGCCGCGCGGAACACCGAGATCTGTTCCTGAGTGGACAGATAACGACGACCAGCCAGACGTTGCGCGATGTCGTTTAGCAGCAGTTCACGACGCGGATGATCGATCTTGGCTTCAGACAGCAAAGCATAGGTCATGGACAGGTCACGCACCGCGCTGCCGTAGTCACCCAGCCACTCGTTGCCCTCACCACCGTATGGGCGCTTCATGCCCTCGTCCAGCATCTTGTCGGCACGGGCCGCATCACCCATGGCACGCAAGGCCAGCGACAAGTGGATCAGGGGCAGCGGCGACATGGCGCGGTCGGCATAACGATCTGCCAACACACGCAAGGTCGACAGCGGAGCCTGATTGTCACGGGCCAGCACGAAGGAGGCATAGGCCAGGTCAGCAAAACGACGATGGCTGTTGCGCAGCAATTCCAGATCGCGGGATGCGTAGCGACCGTTGCTGTCGCGGGTCATCCTCGGCAGCGTCGGGAAGTAGTTGGGTGCCGATTGCAACTGCGACAGCAACCAGGTCTGGGTCTGCTTGCCCATCGACTCGGGCACGGCGAAGCCTTCCTTGCGGGCATCCTGCAGGAAGCTCAGCACATACGAAGACAGCCAGGCATCCGGTGCACCGTCGCCCCACAACGTGAAGCCGCCCGTGCTCTTCTGCGTACCGGCCAAGCGAGCCACGGCGGCCGCGACGCGCTGCGCACGCACTTCGCGAGACTGCGGTGCCAGGCCCCATGCCTTGGCTTGATCGGGCTCAATCAACACGAAGGGATACGCCGCACTCAGCGTCTGCTCGGTGCATCCGTACGGATAGTCGAGCAGGCCTTGCACCAGGCGCGAGATGTTGAACGGCGGTTGGTTGGACATGGTGATCGACACCGATGCGCCATCCGGGTACAGCCCCGTCACCCACGCCGGATCAGGTTGCCACGTAGCTCCAGGTGCAACGCGCACGCGATAGCCCGCACGCACGGCCGGCCACACCGGCTGCACTTGCAAGGCCGAGGTACGAACGATGTCGATCGGCTCAGGACCGCCGCGGCCAGTGACCTTCAGTTGCAACACGCCTAGACCAACCGGCCCGCTTGCTTCGACTTCGAAGTGCACGGTATTGCGTTGCTTGTCGGTCAGGCGAACGCTGCGCGCGCCGTCCACGATGCGCACAGGTGCGGCACCATCAAGCGTTACGCTGACGTTCTGCGTGGCACCGCTCAGGTTGGTCAGGTCGAGCGCGATCATGGCGCGGTCACCCGGGCTGATGAAACGCGGTGTCGACAGTTCGGCCACGATCGGCGCAGCCACCACCATTTCAGCCTCGGCGTTGCCGAATCGGTTTTCGGTGAAAGCCACTGCCATCAGACGCAAGGTGCCATTGAAGTCAGGGATGTCGAGCGGGATCTGCGCACGGCCTGCTTCGTCCAGTTGCACCACGCCGCTGAACAGGTCGACCAGCTTGACCTTGGCGGGCATGTTGCGGCTGTCTGCGCGGTCGGCGTCACCGCCCCAGCGCGGCTGCAACATGGTGCCGTCCATCTTCTCGATCAGCTTGCCGTACAGGTCCAGCATGTCCGGCGCGTAACGCTGCTTGCCGAAGAAGAAGTTGAAGGGATCGGGCGTCTTGTATTGCGTGATGCCCAGAATGCCGACATCAACCGCCGACAAGGTCACGTGGGCCTTGGTCCCGGCGGGCACGCCTTCCACCTGCACACCTACCGTCTGCTTGCGTTCCGGGCGGATCTTGGCAGGGGCTTCGAGCTTGACCTTCAGACCACGGTCACTGCGTGCAAGCGGCAGGTGCAGCAAGCCGACAGCACGTGCGGGCGTCACACCATTGCCCTGGCTACCAGGGCGGAACACCGCCACCGATACATACAGGTCGTGGCGATTCCAGTCCTTGCCGAACGGAATCTCGATCTGCGTGCCAGTGGCCTTGACCGTCTCACGACCGGTCCACAACAGGCCCTGACCTTCGACCGTGATCAGCGCTTCGCCATCATGCGGCGGGGTGATGGTCAGCTTGACCGGTTCACCTTGCTTGAGCGGCGACTGTTCGATCTTCAACTGCACGCGGTCCGGGCGATTGCCCATGGCCTCGGCGTCCTGGGCATCCCAGCCGGCGTAGAAGCGGTAGCGCATGGTCTGACCATGTTCTGGGTCAGTCACTTCCAGACGATAACGGCCCCAGCGAACCGGCAAGCCGATGCGCGCACGCTCGGTCAGGTTCAGCGTGGCGGTTTCCGTCAGTTCTTCGGTTTCGGTGTAGCCGCTGTGCCAGCCACGGTTGTCGTCATAGCGCCAGTAGTACTGACGGTCTTCGCGATACAAACGCATCTTGGCCTCGGCCAAGGGCTGCACCTTGCCTTCCGTATTGACACGGATGAATTCGAATTGCGCCAGGCTGCCTTCGCCGGTGACGTTGCCGCTGAATTGCGGACGCACGGCGATCAGCGCGGGGGCCGGCCAGACATCACGTTCAATCGAACGCACTACCGGGCGACCGCCGGATTCAAGCAGGCTCAGGCTGGCTTTGACACGCATTGGCGAATGGACGTTTTCCAGTTCGACCGGCAGCGTGAATTCAGCTGCGCCCTGATCGTCCAGTTCCATTTCCGGCAGGTCGGCGATCTGCTTGCTTGTGTCATCGGCCACGTCACCGAAGATGAAGCCGGGCCATTGTTGCGGCAAGGCAAGCGGCTTGCGTGCGATCAGACGCGTACCCAGCAGGCGGTTGCCCGCAGCCGGTGCACCGTACAGATAGTCACCCTGAACCGTGACCTCGATGTCTTCGCCAATCTGAACGATCGGCGGGCCGGCATCCAGCGTGAGCTTCATGCGTTCGGGCAGGAACTCTTCCACCTGGAAGGTCCAGCTGGCATCGGCTTGGCGCGCACCCGGATCGACACGCAACTCCAGTGTCCAAGTACCGGTCTGGCCATCGGCAGGCACAGCCAGAGTCTGGCGCAGATAACCAGCAGGATCGACACCTGCGGGCCAGGTCGAGGTGCTGACCGTGCGTCCGTCCGGACGCTTCAAGGTTGCCGACAAGGGGCTGGGCGGCAGCGGTTCGCCATCGGGACCACGCACCAGCACCGATACGTCGATGCGTTCGCCCGGGCGATACAGATCGCGGCCGGCGTAGACGAACAGGCGATTGCTGCGCGCAGGCAGACCACCGATGTCGAACTCGGACAAATCAAGCGCCGGGTTATGCAGCGCAATGACCGAGATTTCCTTGCCACGCTGCGTCAGCAGCAAGCGAGCGCTGTCCAGCGCGCCGGTGAAGGTGGCGTGACCCAGGCTGTCGGCGGTGGCCTTGGCAATCGGCTTGGCATTGCCATCCAGCAGGCGCATGTCCAGACCTGAAATGGCCTTGCCCGTCTTCAAGGAACTGGCGAATGCATCGATGCGACCGTCATAACGGCGTGCATGCAGACCGATGTCAGTCACGTAGAAATAGCTGACCTGATATTCCTCGCGGAAACGGCCTGGCTGATTCATCACGGCGACGTAGATGCCCGGTTGCTGCAAGGCTTCGAGCTTTTCCACCGGCAGGAAGCTGACACGGCGGCGATTCGGCGTCTGTTCGGTCTGATAGCGGCCAATGTGCACGCTGGTCGACATATCTTTCAGGCGATCCAGCGCCCAGTTGCTGGACGTGCCTTGCAAGGCCTTGCCCGAGCTGCCGTATTCGTAGCCATACTCGTAGTCGTCTTCGCTCTGCTCTTCTTCCTCTTCGTTGCGCTTGGTGGCGGGCTTCACACCCAGCACTTTTTCGAAGAATTCGGGCATGTGCGCTTCGTCAATGCGCAGGAACTGCACGTCGACTTCAGGCACGTTCACCGTGACGATGGGCAAGCCGCCATTTTGCGCCGCTGGCAGCACCACGCCCTTGCTGGCGAAATAGAAGCTTGCCGGCATGGCTTCACTTGCCATCTCGCAGTGGGCGATGGCGTCGAGCGCGTCACCTTCACGCGGCTTCAGGCCAGCGTCGATGGTGACGGCATAACGTCGTTGCGGCGTGGCAAACGGGAAATACACCACGCGCGGATTGTCGCCAACGACCCAGTTGCCGTTGCGTGCGGTGCCGCCGGTGGCGGGACCGGGCTGGGGCAAACCTTGGCTGGACGCATCGGGCTTGGCTTCACCCAGCTCAGAAACGCGCATGACCTTGTCGAGCGACTGACGCGTATCGATGGGTTGCGAGAAGGTCACCGCCAGCGCAGGCGAATTATCGAACAGACGCGCCTGGCAACTGAGGACGGCAAACTTTTCCTTGCCCCCCGCGACAGTCCCGACCGAGGACGGCGCACTGGGAGCCGGCGTGGCTGCTGGCGGAGCTGCTGGCGTGTTGGTCGGCGTCGGCGCAGCTACTGGCGCTGCGCCTTGCTCCCCCCTTCCTTTGAACCACACGATTCCGGCGATGACTGCGGCAACGATTGCCAGCAGTACGACAAGCATGATGCGTTTGGGAGCGGGGGTGGCTGCCATATAGCTGATCTTCCGATGGGTGCGACGCACTGAGGGCGTCCGGGCGACCCAGATGATACGGAAGAAGTTCCCTGCTCGACAGGAAGGCGATGCAACCGAGCGTGACCATCATGAAAAACGGGTGAATGCCCGCGCCTGCGGCATCCACCCGTTCAAGAAATACGAGCAATAAAGCGGTATTTCAGGCACTCGATAAACATCGATTGCCATTGGCCTGCGCGGTCAAACGCGGCCTGATCATCCGAATAGCTTAGGCCTTGGCCGCAGCGAAACGCTCAGATACGTTCTTCCAGTTGACCACGTTCCAGATGGCGGCCAGGTAGTCCGGGCGGCGGTTCTGGTAGTTCAGGTAGTAGGCGTGTTCCCACACGTCGATGCCCAGGATCGGCGTGCCCTTGACGGTGATTTCCGGCAGGTCGAACAGGGGATTGTCCTGGTTCGCGGTCGAGGTGATCTGCAGCTTCTTGTCAGCGTCGACCACCAGCCATGCCCAGCCCGAACCGAAGCGGGTTGCAGCGGCTTCCGAGAACTTCTTCTTGAATTCGTCGAACGAACCGAAGGTGGCGTCGATGGCAGCAGCCAGTTCGCCTTCCGGGTTGCCACCGGCGTTCGGGGCCAGCACGGTCCAGAACAGCGAGTGGTTGTAGTGGCCGCCGCCGTTGTTGCGCACTGCCGGCGCGAACTTGGAGATGTTCTTGTTGATCTCTTCGATCGACCATTCAGCCTCGGGCTTGCCTTCCAACGCTTTGTTCAGGTTCGTGACGTAAGCCTGATGATGCTTGCCATGGTGGATTTCCATGGTCTTCGTATCGATATGGGGCTCAAGCGCGTTGGTAGCGTAAGGCAGTGCCGGAAGTTCAAATGCCATGGTTGGCTCCTCTGTCAAAGTGGACCGTCGGGTAGACAGCATGTCGCGCCACAGCCTGCGGGCGCAAACATGAGAATTTGGGGGGCAAGTGCGTCAAACGAGTGACATCAGACAAGCAGCATCACTCTTGCACCGGGACCGACTGCCCATCGGCCGACACCTGCGTCACAGACGCCTGCGCCTGACCTTGGGCAAATCCTAGTGTAACTGTGTCACCCACCCGAAGGTGGGCAGCCTGTCGCAGGATGTTGCCATCCTGGTCGGTAACTATGGCATATCCACGCGCCAAAGTCTGGTCAGGCCCCAAGGCCTGCAGCGCAGCCCGATGCGATGCAAGCTGAGCACGCAGCGTGTCGATGCGTCGTCGCTGGGCTGCCGGCAATCGGCGCACCGCATCGCTGAGTCGATCACGAAGACGGCTGGTCGTGGGCACGCGATAGCGCAAACGCTGCTGCAACATGGCCAGACGAGCACCGCGAGCCTGTTGCGGCATGCGCCATGCCGCGATCAAACGGTGCACGGTGGCTTGCAGTCGTTCGCGCTGGCGGGACAGCCGGTCCCGGGGCGACAGCATGCGACCGGCCACGCGATCCAGCCGTTGCGTCGCCTGATCCAGACGTCGCTGCTGGCTTCGCATCAAGGCCTGCGCAGCGCGTTCGACCCGTGCCATCCATTGGTCCCGCGGCATGGCGGCAAGCTCGGCGGCGGCCGTGGGCGTAGGTGCGCGCACGTCCGCAACAAAATCGGCGATGGTGAAATCGGTCTCGTGCCCCACCCCACAGACCACCGGTATCTGGCTATTGGCCACGGCACGCGCCACCGCCTCGTTATTGAAGGCCCACAGGTCTTCGATACTGCCGCCGCCGCGCACCAGCAGCAGCGTGTCGACCTCGGCACGACGGTTGGCCAGATCGATGGCAGCCACCAGCTTGGCCGGTGCATCGTCACCCTGAACCGGCGCTGGGTACACAATCACCGGCAGATGCGGCACACGACGGGCCAAGGCGGTGATCACGTCATGCAAGGCCGCCGCGCGCAGTGAGGTCACGACCCCGATGGCGCGTGGCAAGGCCAAAGGCACCCGCTTGCGATCCGGCGCGAACAAGCCCTCGGCTTCCAACTTTGCTTTCAGGCGCATGAAGGCTTCGAACATGCCGCCCTGCCCGGCCCGACGCATGCTTTCGGCTTGCAGCTGATAGTCGCCACGCGGCTCGTACAAGGACACCCGCGCGCGCACTTCGACCTGATCCCCCTCGCGCGGGACGAAGCCAACCAGGCCCGCCCGCCCGCGGAACATCACCGTGCGAACCGCGGCACCGCTATCTTTCAGCGTGAAGTACCAATGACCGGACGCGGCAGCGGTAAAATTCGAGACTTCGCCACGAACCCACACAAGCGGGATGTGCCGTTCGAGCAGGTTCGATACAGTACGGTTTAGCTGAGTAATCGTAAGTATTTCCCGCGTCGGGGCGTCCTGCGGCGTCCAGGATGCCGCGCTCACGCGGTCTTCCCGGCAAAAAGCTGTCCACAGTGGCGCGGATGCTCGATGTCAAGAAATATTTTATTCTTCATGCCGTTTTTTTTGGATTAAGCACTTGATTTAATTGAAAATTCGTCAAGGCCGAGCAGTTGTACAAAAACTGGGCAGCCTAGCTCGACCCGCATGAAACGTGGGCCGGATGCGAGTTACGCACATCATTATCCACAGTAACTGTGGATACTTGTGGTGTTGTCCCCCGCCACCCGTCCTGCGGTTACATCTTACGATCTTTTATCAGGAGAGCCTTTTGCTCGCCATCATCCGCGACGCCGGCTGGCCCATCTGGCCGTTGCTCGTCACCTCTGTGCTGACCCTCGCTCTTATCATCGAACGTTTGCTGTCCCTGCGCCGCGAACGCATTTTGCCGATCGGCCTGCTCGACGAAGTGCTCGGCCTGGTTCGCCAGCGCCAGGTCACGGTCGAAAACGTCAACCGTCTTGAAGCCAACTCGCCGCTGGGCAAGGTCCTGGCTGCCGGCCTGCGTTCACGCAAGCTGCCGCGCGAACGTACCCAGGAAAGCCTGGAATACGCAGGCGGCGTTGCTGCACACGACCTGGGTCGCTATGTAGGTGCGCTTGGCACCATCGCTGCCATTGCACCGCTGATGGGCCTGTTCGGTACCGTCGTCGGCATGATCGAAATCTTCGGCGCGTACTCGCCCACTGGCAGCGACCCGGCCCAGCTGGCACGCGGCATTTCCATTGCGCTGTACAACACCGGCTTCGGCATTCTGATCGCCATTCCGGCCATGGTGTTCTACCGCTACCTGCGCGCCCGCATCGACGCCTATGTGCTCGACATGGAACACGCCGCCTGGCGCTTGCTCGACACCATCCACGGAGCCGAGGCATGAAATTCCGCCGCGCCCACCAGCGCGACGAACCGGATATCAACCTGATTCCGCTGATCGACGTGCTGCTGGTGATCCTGATTTTCCTGGCCGCCTCAACCGCGTTCACCAAGGTATCGGCCTTGCAGATCGTGCTGCCGACGGCCCAGCAGAACACACCGGTGGATCGCAGCCAGGACATCGTGGTGGCAGTGGCAGCCGACGGGCGTTATGCCGTGGACGGCAAGCTGCAAGCTGCTGGCAGCTCGCCAACCCAGTTGGCCGAGGCCTTGCGCCAAGCTGCGACGGGTCGTGATGCGCCTGCGGTGGTGGTCAATGCCGACGCCGCAGCCAGCCATCAATCGGTGATCCAAGTGATGGAAGCCGCGCGCCTTGCGCAGATCGGGCGCCTGAACTTTGCCACGCAAAACAGCCCCGCCGCCCCCCGCTGATCCGGCCTGGCTGC contains these protein-coding regions:
- a CDS encoding alpha-2-macroglobulin family protein, producing MAATPAPKRIMLVVLLAIVAAVIAGIVWFKGRGEQGAAPVAAPTPTNTPAAPPAATPAPSAPSSVGTVAGGKEKFAVLSCQARLFDNSPALAVTFSQPIDTRQSLDKVMRVSELGEAKPDASSQGLPQPGPATGGTARNGNWVVGDNPRVVYFPFATPQRRYAVTIDAGLKPREGDALDAIAHCEMASEAMPASFYFASKGVVLPAAQNGGLPIVTVNVPEVDVQFLRIDEAHMPEFFEKVLGVKPATKRNEEEEEQSEDDYEYGYEYGSSGKALQGTSSNWALDRLKDMSTSVHIGRYQTEQTPNRRRVSFLPVEKLEALQQPGIYVAVMNQPGRFREEYQVSYFYVTDIGLHARRYDGRIDAFASSLKTGKAISGLDMRLLDGNAKPIAKATADSLGHATFTGALDSARLLLTQRGKEISVIALHNPALDLSEFDIGGLPARSNRLFVYAGRDLYRPGERIDVSVLVRGPDGEPLPPSPLSATLKRPDGRTVSTSTWPAGVDPAGYLRQTLAVPADGQTGTWTLELRVDPGARQADASWTFQVEEFLPERMKLTLDAGPPIVQIGEDIEVTVQGDYLYGAPAAGNRLLGTRLIARKPLALPQQWPGFIFGDVADDTSKQIADLPEMELDDQGAAEFTLPVELENVHSPMRVKASLSLLESGGRPVVRSIERDVWPAPALIAVRPQFSGNVTGEGSLAQFEFIRVNTEGKVQPLAEAKMRLYREDRQYYWRYDDNRGWHSGYTETEELTETATLNLTERARIGLPVRWGRYRLEVTDPEHGQTMRYRFYAGWDAQDAEAMGNRPDRVQLKIEQSPLKQGEPVKLTITPPHDGEALITVEGQGLLWTGRETVKATGTQIEIPFGKDWNRHDLYVSVAVFRPGSQGNGVTPARAVGLLHLPLARSDRGLKVKLEAPAKIRPERKQTVGVQVEGVPAGTKAHVTLSAVDVGILGITQYKTPDPFNFFFGKQRYAPDMLDLYGKLIEKMDGTMLQPRWGGDADRADSRNMPAKVKLVDLFSGVVQLDEAGRAQIPLDIPDFNGTLRLMAVAFTENRFGNAEAEMVVAAPIVAELSTPRFISPGDRAMIALDLTNLSGATQNVSVTLDGAAPVRIVDGARSVRLTDKQRNTVHFEVEASGPVGLGVLQLKVTGRGGPEPIDIVRTSALQVQPVWPAVRAGYRVRVAPGATWQPDPAWVTGLYPDGASVSITMSNQPPFNISRLVQGLLDYPYGCTEQTLSAAYPFVLIEPDQAKAWGLAPQSREVRAQRVAAAVARLAGTQKSTGGFTLWGDGAPDAWLSSYVLSFLQDARKEGFAVPESMGKQTQTWLLSQLQSAPNYFPTLPRMTRDSNGRYASRDLELLRNSHRRFADLAYASFVLARDNQAPLSTLRVLADRYADRAMSPLPLIHLSLALRAMGDAARADKMLDEGMKRPYGGEGNEWLGDYGSAVRDLSMTYALLSEAKIDHPRRELLLNDIAQRLAGRRYLSTQEQISVFRAARAMGAGGGEWQARWDQGGRSETVTSRTTEMRSVSAEMINQAGLTNLSDKAMYIEADVQGFPTQPDTTQSEGLSITRTWFYKDGRRWTGGALNTGDTMVVRLETNSRRRIEDALVVDRVPAGMEVENMNLLVASGGQDWTIDGKVVAAAMTDGAIRHTEYRDDRFVAAIRANGKNTLFYTVRVVTPGRYRVPAPVIEDMYRPDIRASGATSADVVVTDPRAARTR
- a CDS encoding superoxide dismutase, producing the protein MAFELPALPYATNALEPHIDTKTMEIHHGKHHQAYVTNLNKALEGKPEAEWSIEEINKNISKFAPAVRNNGGGHYNHSLFWTVLAPNAGGNPEGELAAAIDATFGSFDEFKKKFSEAAATRFGSGWAWLVVDADKKLQITSTANQDNPLFDLPEITVKGTPILGIDVWEHAYYLNYQNRRPDYLAAIWNVVNWKNVSERFAAAKA
- the xseA gene encoding exodeoxyribonuclease VII large subunit; this encodes MSAASWTPQDAPTREILTITQLNRTVSNLLERHIPLVWVRGEVSNFTAAASGHWYFTLKDSGAAVRTVMFRGRAGLVGFVPREGDQVEVRARVSLYEPRGDYQLQAESMRRAGQGGMFEAFMRLKAKLEAEGLFAPDRKRVPLALPRAIGVVTSLRAAALHDVITALARRVPHLPVIVYPAPVQGDDAPAKLVAAIDLANRRAEVDTLLLVRGGGSIEDLWAFNNEAVARAVANSQIPVVCGVGHETDFTIADFVADVRAPTPTAAAELAAMPRDQWMARVERAAQALMRSQQRRLDQATQRLDRVAGRMLSPRDRLSRQRERLQATVHRLIAAWRMPQQARGARLAMLQQRLRYRVPTTSRLRDRLSDAVRRLPAAQRRRIDTLRAQLASHRAALQALGPDQTLARGYAIVTDQDGNILRQAAHLRVGDTVTLGFAQGQAQASVTQVSADGQSVPVQE
- a CDS encoding MotA/TolQ/ExbB proton channel family protein; protein product: MLAIIRDAGWPIWPLLVTSVLTLALIIERLLSLRRERILPIGLLDEVLGLVRQRQVTVENVNRLEANSPLGKVLAAGLRSRKLPRERTQESLEYAGGVAAHDLGRYVGALGTIAAIAPLMGLFGTVVGMIEIFGAYSPTGSDPAQLARGISIALYNTGFGILIAIPAMVFYRYLRARIDAYVLDMEHAAWRLLDTIHGAEA
- a CDS encoding ExbD/TolR family protein, producing the protein MKFRRAHQRDEPDINLIPLIDVLLVILIFLAASTAFTKVSALQIVLPTAQQNTPVDRSQDIVVAVAADGRYAVDGKLQAAGSSPTQLAEALRQAATGRDAPAVVVNADAAASHQSVIQVMEAARLAQIGRLNFATQNSPAAPR